DNA from Roseimicrobium sp. ORNL1:
CAAGAAGATCTGGCCGGACCGTGACTACGCGGAGTTGGGACAGGATCACCCCATCTTCCACGTGGTGTTCGACCTGCCCGCGCTACCCCAGGCGCACAGCAACGTTTATGTGGAAGAGATGCGCAAGCTGGGGCGCACCCGCATCACCAATGAAGTGCGCAAGGGCACGGAGACACCCCACTTCCGTGCGGTGCATGATGACAAGGGGCGCATGGTCATGCTCATCTGCCTCAACAATGATCTGGGAGATGGATGGGAACAGGAAAAGAGCGACCCCTATTACTTCACCGAAGTGTCCGAGAAGTATGCCTATCCCCTCGGTATCAACATCGTGTTCTACGTGTTGACCCACTAGGGGCTCCCAGAATCTCTGTGAGGTCAAGCGCCGCACTATCAGCGGACTTGCGCCCGGGGCTACCTGGCGCCGGGTCTCTTCAAGGCCAACACCTCTCCATAGTGTTTCTCAGCACAATCCGGACACACGCCGTGGCTGAAGCGGGCCTCGGATCTGGAGGCCACATAGGCTTCAATCTGTTGCCAGTTCCCCTCTTCGTCCCGGATGTCCTTGCAGAAAGAGCATGTGGGTAGAATGCCCTCCAGTGTACGGACGCGTGCACGCAGCGCCCGCAGTGTGCCTCCCAGTTTGGCGCACAAAAAGGTGAAGACGTATAGGACCACGAGTCGCAGCAGGCCATTGATGAGCGCCACAGACAAGGCGTAGGGCACCCCCCAAACGGTATATTGGATGCCAAAGCGAATGGCGCACAGCACGGTTCCCAGCACAAGGGCGGTGCGAAGTCCGCAATTCCACGCCATCAGGGAGACGGGAATCAGAAAGAGGATGGGGAAAAACACCACCGGGCCCGCCAGGAAATCAAAGCAGGACACTACGAGGGCGATGCCAAATAAAAGCCACCGGTTGTTCCACGGAGACCGTTCGAAAAAATACTCCGTGGGAGGCGGAAGTCGTTTGGGAGCTGTAAGCGGGCGCTCGCTCATGGCCGTAACCCACACTAAAGAAGAGCTCAAGCACCTCACAAGTCCTAAATGGTTATTAGGAGCGAGAACTCAAGCTCCGTGCAAAACGCAATGAATGGACCGCCCCCCTCATAGCGACCATGGACGAATCGGATTGATGTGGCCGCAACTTTCACATTCAACGCCCCACCGACGATGCTTGTAATAGACCCACGTACAGGCGTCCGTCATCTCAGTCAGAACTCCGCCCATCGCAATCAGCGAAATGAACCCGAGGGCGACTTTGACGACAAGTCCCGTGAAGCCCGACCAAAAGAGCGCGGCAGTCAAAGCCCCCGCAGCTGCGCCGCCGGCAATCATGAGGAATTGGCCAGGTCGATGGCTAATGACGATTTTGGCTCGACACTTTTGACAGGTCATGCGGAAGCTTGCATCCAACTTGATCGAGAACGACACATTATCGCTGATGCGATGACAATCAATCAACAGGCCCGCGTTTGAAAAAGTGCTTCAAGAGCCTTCCTTCGCATCCGGCCCCACATCCGCCTCTGTCAGCCGCTTTGGTTCCTCCACCGTCGGCTTGTCCTTCTCCCACGTGAACCAAGATGACCAGGCCGTATCCTGTGGGGGAGGCTGCACATCATAGGCCACGTTTCCTGTGGCCTGCAAGTCACGCACGGCGCCAAGAATCACCATCGGCTTCGGGTTGGGCTTGGTGCGAATGACGTGGTTGTTGGTGAAGACACATCCGTTCGGGCTCAGCGGCCATTTCTTGTCTTCCTTTTCATAGCCGAACTGGAGCGCCGCGCAGTCCACCCACGTGTTGTTGGAGATGGTGCATCGTGTGGGCGCGGTGGCGGTCATGTCGTCGTACTTCTTGCCGATATTCTCCGTGGTGGGCGTGTCATGCATGCCGGGGATGAGTGACAAAGGGGCCTCATGTTTCGTGCCGGTCAGTCCGGAGAGATAGTTGTCCGTGACCTTGTGCTCGAAGCCAAACAGCTTGATGCCGCCAAAGCCCGGCCCCTCCTCAGTCGCGATGATGACATTGCCGGACACCACGCCACGATTACCAAGGCGCATGCAAATGGCTCCACGGCAATTGATGAGAGTGTTGTTCCGAATGACATTGTCAGAGGACTTGATGGAGATGAGTTCATCCTCACCGCTGCAACGCTCGAGCAGGTTGTGCTCGATGGTCGTGAAGGAACTTTGCCCCGAAGCTCCGAGGTCATTGCCCCCGGTGCGGATCGTCTCGTGACCATTCTCACGATTCGCATAGACCACATCGCGGAAGTGATTGTAGTCCACGCGGTCGTGCTGGGAGCAAACAAGCGCCGTATCATCCCCACGGACGAAGAGCGGGCTGCCACGGTTCACCTTGCGCTCAAATCGGTTGCGGTCGATGCGGTTGTACCCGCTGCGTGCGCCATCCACCGTCACCCAGTGCTCCCAGTGTCTCGGCTTGGCGCGCTCCTTGGGTTGGAAGACATTCCGCGTCACGCGCACATGCTTGCAGTTGTCCAACATCACACACTGTTGGTCCGCATCATTCTCGAAGACGAATCCCTCCAGCACCAGGTGCTCACAATCACGGAAGATGAATCCCGCCTCTCCCACGATCGTCACCTTGCCACGGTTCTTCGCACGGAGGACGATGGGCTTCTCCTCCGCGCCGCGCAAGCCCTGGAGGGTGCGGCAACCGCTGGTCGTATAAGTGCCATCCGGAATGTCCACCGTCGTTCCCGGCTTCAGGTCACGAAGAAGTGCTTTCAAGGACGGCGTGTCCTCCCCGACAGCATGGCCTCCCAAGAAGACAGCGAGCAGCAAAAGGAACGCTTGGCGTGGCAGGAATGTCCTCATGAGTTGTGGATTAGCGGGAGGGCTTGGCGCTTTCAACAGGCGAAGTAGAAACGAGATTGTCTTTCACGATCGTGGACACACCCTCATCGCCTATCGGAGCCACGGTGACATTGTCCCGCAACATGTTTGCCCGGGCACCTGACGCCACCCGGATGGTTCCCGCAGTGAGCGTGTTGCCCGACCAGACCCACTGGTCGGCGTTCAGGACATACTCGCCTGCTTTGCAGAGCATGTTGCCCCGCACCATCACATGCTGGGACATCATCTTAACATTGGGCACGGAGATCACATCGCCCTCACAGACATTGTCCGCGAAGATGATGTCCCGAATGGTTGTCTTTGAAGGAGAGCGATCATCGAAGAAGTGCACATCGCCATCGAACACGTTTCCCGTGAAGGTCACGCCACGATAGGTGCAGGCCAGGGCTTCCGGTCTGGTTTGAAAACGAACCACGCACTTCGCCCGCGTCGCCTGATTGCGGAAGACGTTGCCAGTGACGACCACATCCGAGATGGTTCCATTGAGCGGCTGGGGTTCCGTGCGGAAGATGAGACATGGCCCCAGGGCTCCCGCGTTGATGTCAGCCACCGGCTCGACATGATTCCCACTGACGCGGATGTGATGAGAGCCCTCCGTGATATTGATGCCGGTGTCTGTGAAGAGGACCACGTTGTCACGAATCTGCACATTGCGGCTGCCGAAGATGACCTGCGGACCAGCCTTCACATTCACGATGTGATTGTCCGCGATGAGTCCTCCATTGCACTCGGCAAATTCCACGGCCTTGTTCCCACAGGTATCGATGAAGTTGTGATGCACCTGCCAGTTCTTGAATTGCGCGTCTTGCCGCACTTTGGAGGGATACTCCAGGATGCCCTCTTTGGTACAGCCCACGGCTTGCTGGGCATCGAGGATCCAGCAGTGGCGGACGGTTACATTCTCCGAGGTCATC
Protein-coding regions in this window:
- a CDS encoding right-handed parallel beta-helix repeat-containing protein; translated protein: MADVASAQPGAGPEVHETNASDFEVRVSAPGAAVVADTILQEAIDKVAAKGGGVVLLGAGDFKLSRRAGMYETVVLKSGVTLRGQGHATHLYLDPATLPQAARYYPVRIGTETTPASNVVVEHLRYTGNNARIGGGSIMGFNARLGSVEARLMTSENVTVRHCWILDAQQAVGCTKEGILEYPSKVRQDAQFKNWQVHHNFIDTCGNKAVEFAECNGGLIADNHIVNVKAGPQVIFGSRNVQIRDNVVLFTDTGINITEGSHHIRVSGNHVEPVADINAGALGPCLIFRTEPQPLNGTISDVVVTGNVFRNQATRAKCVVRFQTRPEALACTYRGVTFTGNVFDGDVHFFDDRSPSKTTIRDIIFADNVCEGDVISVPNVKMMSQHVMVRGNMLCKAGEYVLNADQWVWSGNTLTAGTIRVASGARANMLRDNVTVAPIGDEGVSTIVKDNLVSTSPVESAKPSR
- a CDS encoding polysaccharide lyase 6 family protein — encoded protein: MKALLRDLKPGTTVDIPDGTYTTSGCRTLQGLRGAEEKPIVLRAKNRGKVTIVGEAGFIFRDCEHLVLEGFVFENDADQQCVMLDNCKHVRVTRNVFQPKERAKPRHWEHWVTVDGARSGYNRIDRNRFERKVNRGSPLFVRGDDTALVCSQHDRVDYNHFRDVVYANRENGHETIRTGGNDLGASGQSSFTTIEHNLLERCSGEDELISIKSSDNVIRNNTLINCRGAICMRLGNRGVVSGNVIIATEEGPGFGGIKLFGFEHKVTDNYLSGLTGTKHEAPLSLIPGMHDTPTTENIGKKYDDMTATAPTRCTISNNTWVDCAALQFGYEKEDKKWPLSPNGCVFTNNHVIRTKPNPKPMVILGAVRDLQATGNVAYDVQPPPQDTAWSSWFTWEKDKPTVEEPKRLTEADVGPDAKEGS